CCTCTCTTAAGCAGTATTCAAGGAATTTTTGATAGGCTTCTTTTGCAAGCTCTTCGTTTCCAAGCTTCCTCGCTATATTGCCAACATCCTCCCAGAAGACACCCTCTTCTTGGGCTTCACCTTTGTAGTATTCCAAAGCTTTTTCCCAGGCCTCTCTTGCTTTTTCCCCATTGCCAAGCTCTTCATAGAGCTTTGCAACATCCTCCCAGAACCACGGCTCTTCCTCGGCATACCTCTCCAGTGCCTTTGCGGCTCTCTCCATGTTGCCAGCCTTTTTCCAGTACTCGTGGGCCTCCTTGAGGTAGTAGGTGTCCTTTTCCTTCTCGTAAAGCTGCTCATAAATTTCCGCAGCTCTTTCGTATTTTTCGGCCTTTTCATATGCCCAAGCTGCGCTTTCCATCCAGCCAAGCTTTTCATACATCTCTGCGGCTTTTAAGTAGTTCCCTTTCTTTTCATATTTTCTCGCAGCGGCCTTATATTTGCCAGCCCTCTCAAGACTTTCGGCACTTCTAAAGCGGTCAGTTAAGCTCAAATCGGGTTCACTTATGTACCATATACCAAACGCAAGCCCGAGAACAAAGAGGACTATTATTCCACCAACTATCCTTAGCTTCTGCCATGTGATGCTTAGATACGTTGCATAGGCACTTAATGCTGTTGGAATTACCAAAAGCCCAGCGTACTTCCAGCTTTCTGCGTAAAGTGTCAATGCCAAGAAAAACCCAAGCATTAGGGTTAATCCCAAAAATCCTAAGCTCAGCACTATCCTAACCAGCATCCAGAAGCCCCATTTGTATATTATGCCTGCTGCTATCGCAATAATAGCCACGAGGAACCCTATGAGGTAGAGTTTTAGCTTGTCCATTTTTTCACCCCCTCCAGCATGAGTAAAAACTTTTTGTAGTCTATTTTTGGAGTGTACCACCCTAAGCCGCTTGATGCAACAACTCTATGGCAGGGGACCACTACAGGATAGGGGTTTCTTTTCATTGCCCCTCCGACGGCCCTTGGCGAGCTCTTGAGCATTTTAGCAAGCTCACCGTATGTTATGACTTCCCCTCTTTTAACCTTTTTTGTAAGTGTCTCGTAAACTTTCTTCTCAAAGGGAGTGGTCCCCTCAAAGCTAAGGTATTCCAGTGCTTCTTCGTTTTTAATCTCTCCACTAAGAACCCTGTAAACCAGTTGAGGAAAGTTGCTTTCCTTTTCCCTTAGACCGACATTCACACCACGCTTTCCTAAGTGTTTTACCAAAGCTCTAATTCTTTCTCGAAGAAACTCTTCTCCATCAAGGGAAAAAGCTACGCCTTGAATTCTCTCTTCATAGATTACCGCTATCTGTATTTCTCTTTCGCCTATTTTGAATGAGTCAATAGCAATCATCTTTACATCTCTCCAATCTTTCAATGGCTTTTCTTAGAGGCCCGTACATGGAGTGTATCTCCTTTGCGTATATAAACCCTCTTCCCAGAAAACGCTGGAACATCAGCACAGAGAGCTTTCGTCTTTCCAAATCCTTTGGATACTCCAAAGTGTTTAAGAGCTTTCCCCAAAGCTCAACCAATCTGATCCTCTCTTCCTTTGTAGACTTTCTAAGCTTCTCTTTTCTCTCTACAACTTCAGCCTTTGTTCTCTGCTTGTAAACCTCATACAGTATCACGGCAACAGCATGGCTCAAGTTCATCACTGGGTATTCTTCGCTGGTAGGAATCGTAACCGTAAAATCGAGCTTCTTAAGTTCTTCATTGTCCAGCCCCCTGCTTTCCCTACCAAAAACCAGCCCAATACTCCCATCGTAAAGAAAAGCCCTCTTTGCGAATTCTTCCGGTGTTATGGGAGTTCTTTCCGGGATGTAATCCCCTCCGGCTATTCCACTAGTTCCTACAGCTAAATCCACCATTTTAAGGGCTTCATCCAGAATCTCGACAACTTTTGCATTTTCTAGTATATCCACAGCGTGCGCGGCAAATTTTCTGGCCGTTTTGTCATTGGGACTAACCCTGGGATTAACTAAGATAAGCTCCTTTACCCCAAAGTTTTTCATAACCCTTGCAATAGCCCCGAGGTTTATTGGGTATTCTACCTCGACTAGTATTACTGCAAGCTCCATGACTACAAGATATTTAAGGGGATGTATTAAAATGGTTACGGTGAACACCGTGAGACGGCTCATGCCAATAGGAGTATACCTCTTATCCCTTGCAGTTTTTGTTTATGGTGTAAAGGCGGAACTTTCGGGCAGCCTTGAAGGGCCAAAATGGTTTTACCTTCCCCCCATAATGCTGACGCTTCTTTCTATCGCCTATTTGAGTGAAAGATCGAGGTTCTTCGGTGGGGTCTCCCTGTTTTCAGCTTTCATGCTATCCATATTCTATCTGGCAGATGTAAGGGTTCCATTGATCTTTGCCATAGGGCTTTTGCTCTCCCTTATTGCGATACTCATTGCTCTGCCAAAGGGAATGCAGCAAATCAGCTTTAGCGAAAGGGTGATCAATATTGCAGTCGGGATTTTTTCCCTAGCTGTTATACTCAAGGCTTTGAACTTTGTGTGGCCCGACGAAATAAAGCCCTACATATTTTCTTTAGCAATTATTGGGATTTTGTTGCTCTTTTTCAAAAATAGGAAGTTTTCAATCGGCGGAATTCCGCTTTTGGCAATGTTTTATACAGCCCTTTCTTACACAATTTACACGTTTAACTACTCACTTCGGGGTTACTGGTGGGTATTCTTTGCAATTTCTCTTACATTGTCCTTTTACTCGTTATTTCCACTAAGGAAGGTGATGAAGGGATGAAAATTTACGTTCTTGGAGCCGGTTCCATAGGCTCCCTTTTTGGTGCACTTTTAACGAGAATCGGGGAGGATGTGACGCTGATAGGTCGGAAGGAACATGTAGAGGCCATAAACAATAATGGTCTCATGGTCGTTGGGGTTGAAGAGTTCACAGTGTATCCCAAAGCGGTTACCAAAGCTCCTCCAGAGCCTCCAGACTTGATAATCTTGGCAACAAAGTCCTATTCCTCTGCTTATGCTCTGGAGTGCGCAAGGGAGAGCATAGGGGAAAACACGTGGATACTTAGCATTCAAAACGGGCTTGGAAATGAGGAGGAAGCATCAAAATACACAAAAAATGTTCTGGGCGGGATAACTACCAATGGGGCAACTCTTGAGAGATGGGGAGTTGTTAGATGGACTGGGAAGGGAATAACAATAATCGGAAATTACCCTAAGGGAAAAGGAGAATTTGCAGAAAGGCTCGTTGCCCTCTTCAAGAAAGCCGGGTTAGAGGCAGAGATTAGCGAGAACATAGCAGGATGGAAGTGGGCTAAGGCTATAGTTAACTCCGCAATAAACCCAATTGGAGCGATTATGGAAGTCAAAAACGGAGATATTCTGGAAAATGATTACCTCTTAACCTTGGCGATGGAAGTGGTAAAGGAAGGCTGTCAGGTTGCCATCCAA
The Thermococcus sp. 2319x1 DNA segment above includes these coding regions:
- the otg gene encoding methylated-DNA--protein-cysteine methyltransferase, giving the protein MIAIDSFKIGEREIQIAVIYEERIQGVAFSLDGEEFLRERIRALVKHLGKRGVNVGLREKESNFPQLVYRVLSGEIKNEEALEYLSFEGTTPFEKKVYETLTKKVKRGEVITYGELAKMLKSSPRAVGGAMKRNPYPVVVPCHRVVASSGLGWYTPKIDYKKFLLMLEGVKKWTS
- a CDS encoding 2-dehydropantoate 2-reductase; its protein translation is MKIYVLGAGSIGSLFGALLTRIGEDVTLIGRKEHVEAINNNGLMVVGVEEFTVYPKAVTKAPPEPPDLIILATKSYSSAYALECARESIGENTWILSIQNGLGNEEEASKYTKNVLGGITTNGATLERWGVVRWTGKGITIIGNYPKGKGEFAERLVALFKKAGLEAEISENIAGWKWAKAIVNSAINPIGAIMEVKNGDILENDYLLTLAMEVVKEGCQVAIQRGIEFEMHPMELLLETLKGTRENYNSMLQDIRRGKKTEIDFINGKIIEYGEEIGIKTPLNFALWSLVKAKESQTK
- a CDS encoding tetratricopeptide repeat protein, producing MDKLKLYLIGFLVAIIAIAAGIIYKWGFWMLVRIVLSLGFLGLTLMLGFFLALTLYAESWKYAGLLVIPTALSAYATYLSITWQKLRIVGGIIVLFVLGLAFGIWYISEPDLSLTDRFRSAESLERAGKYKAAARKYEKKGNYLKAAEMYEKLGWMESAAWAYEKAEKYERAAEIYEQLYEKEKDTYYLKEAHEYWKKAGNMERAAKALERYAEEEPWFWEDVAKLYEELGNGEKAREAWEKALEYYKGEAQEEGVFWEDVGNIARKLGNEELAKEAYQKFLEYCLREAEEDPMWWKHVAEAYEYLGEKEKAEEARKKYEEYRQRIMKSNEETSNFPEEAEKPQ
- a CDS encoding RNA methyltransferase, coding for MELAVILVEVEYPINLGAIARVMKNFGVKELILVNPRVSPNDKTARKFAAHAVDILENAKVVEILDEALKMVDLAVGTSGIAGGDYIPERTPITPEEFAKRAFLYDGSIGLVFGRESRGLDNEELKKLDFTVTIPTSEEYPVMNLSHAVAVILYEVYKQRTKAEVVERKEKLRKSTKEERIRLVELWGKLLNTLEYPKDLERRKLSVLMFQRFLGRGFIYAKEIHSMYGPLRKAIERLERCKDDCY